One genomic region from Nymphaea colorata isolate Beijing-Zhang1983 chromosome 10, ASM883128v2, whole genome shotgun sequence encodes:
- the LOC116262816 gene encoding protein RESPONSE TO LOW SULFUR 3-like, with protein MAPGIAFASPTKTTKGRAVADEDPTSLKRRNEELEAQLRQSLEREERMRAELERTLERLRFAEEAEERLCSQLGDLEAEAVDQARSYYYKVQSLTEQLSRAQLLLQNAVKSQA; from the coding sequence ATGGCGCCCGGAATTGCCTTCGCCTCTCCCACTAAGACGACGAAGGGCCGAGCGGTGGCCGACGAGGACCCCACCTCGTTGAAGAGGCGGAACGAGGAGCTGGAGGCGCAGTTGAGGCAGAGCCtggagagggaggagagaaTGCGGGCGGAGCTCGAGCGGACGCTCGAGAGGCTGAGGTTCGCGGAGGAGGCAGAGGAGCGGCTTTGCTCCCAGCTCGGCGATCTCGAGGCGGAGGCCGTCGATCAGGCGAGATCTTACTACTACAAGGTCCAATCCCTCACCGAGCAGCTCTCTCGCGCTCAGCTCCTCCTCCAGAACGCCGTGAAATCTCAGGCCTGA